From one Trifolium pratense cultivar HEN17-A07 linkage group LG1, ARS_RC_1.1, whole genome shotgun sequence genomic stretch:
- the LOC123893145 gene encoding homeobox-leucine zipper protein ANTHOCYANINLESS 2 isoform X2, producing the protein MEGQSEIGLTSESLDTSMIGRMREDEYESRSGSDNFDLEGISGDDQDGDDGQRKRKKRYHRHTPNQIQELESFFKECPHPDEKQRLDLSKRLGLENKQVKFWFQNRRTQMKTQLERHENIMLRQENDKLRGENSMMKEAMVNPICNNCGGPAIPGQILFEEHQIRIENARLKDELNRICALTNKFLGKPISSLANPMALPTSNSGLELGIGRNGFGGGSSSHGTSLPMGLDLGDGPAMHGIRSPMGLMGNSNDVQLERSVLIDLALAAMDELLKMAQTDNPIWIKGLDGERDILNHEEYARSFSSCIGPKPTGFVSEATRETGIVIINSLALMETLMDANRYADMFQSMIARSVNLDVLSGGIGGTRNGAIHLMHAEVQLLSPLVPVRQVKILRFCKQHAEGVWAVVDVSVEIGHDAANAQPFISCRRLPSGCIVQDMPNGYSKVTWIEHWEYDESVVHNLYRPLIISGSGFGAHRWIATLQRQCEGLAILMSSSISSDDHTALSQAGRRSMLKLAQRMTNNFCSGVCASSARKWDSLQMGTLSDDMRVMTRKNVDDPGEPPGIVLSAATSVWMPVSRQRLFDFLRDERLRSEWDILSNGGPMQEMVHIAKGQGQGNCVSLLRANAVNANDSSMLILQETWMDTSCSVVVYAPVDGQSLNVVMSGGDSAYVALLPSGFAIVPDGNNSSGYGASNGTLQKGNGSDDGGSLLTVGFQILVNSLPSAKLTMESVDTVNNLISCTIQKIKAALRVA; encoded by the exons atggaggGTCAGAGTGAGATTGGTCTCACTAGTGAAAGTTTAGATACTAGTATGATAGGGAGAATGAGGGAGGATGAGTATGAAAGCCGGTCCGGAAGCGATAACTTTGATCTTGAAGGAATATCTGGTGATGACCAGGATGGTGATGATGGTCAGCGCAAGAGGAAGAAGAGATACCATAGACATACTCCTAATCAAATTCAAGAGCTTGAATC tttcTTCAAAGAGTGTCCTCATCCTGATGAAAAGCAAAGGTTGGATCTTAGTAAGAGACTTGGCTTGGAAAATAAACAAGTCAAGTTCTGGTTTCAGAATCGTCGAACCCAAATGAAG ACTCAGCTGGAAAGACACGAGAACATAATGCTTAGGCAAGAAAATGATAAGCTAAGAGGGGAGAATAGTATGATGAAAGAAGCAATGGTGAATCCAATTTGTAACAACTGTGGTGGACCAGCAATTCCTGGCCAAATTTTGTTTGAAGAGCACCAGATTAGAATTGAAAATGCTCGTCTAAAAGACGAATTGAACCGTATATGTGCCTTAACAAACAAGTTCCTCGGCAAACCAATATCGTCATTGGCTAATCCCATGGCTCTACCAACCTCAAATTCTGGTCTTGAACTTGGTATTGGAAGGAATGGTTTTGGTGGTGGTTCAAGCTCTCATGGCACTTCTTTACCAATGGGACTTGATCTTGGAGATGGTCCTGCGATGCATGGTATTAGGTCGCCAATGGGATTGATGGGAAATAGTAATGATGTTCAGCTCGAGAGATCGGTGCTTATAGATCTTGCATTGGCTGCTATGGATGAATTATTAAAGATGGCTCAGACAGATAATCCTATTTGGATTAAGGGATTGGATGGAGAAAGGGACATATTAAATCATGAAGAGTATGCAAGGTCATTTTCTTCTTGTATTGGTCCAAAACCCACTGGTTTTGTCTCTGAAGCTACCAGAGAAACTGGCATAGTAATAATCAACAGTTTAGCTCTGATGGAAACTTTGATGGATGCG AATCGGTACGCAGATATGTTTCAGTCGATGATTGCTAGATCAGTCAACCTTGATGTTTTATCGGGTGGCATCGGTGGAACAAGAAATGGTGCTATACATTTG ATGCATGCTGAGGTTCAATTGCTTTCACCACTAGTCCCGGTTCGTCAAGTGAAAATCCTTCGGTTCTGTAAGCAGCATGCAGAAGGTGTATGGGCTGTGGTCGATGTTTCTGTTGAGATCGGTCACGATGCTGCTAATGCGCAACCTTTCATTAGCTGTAGAAGGCTTCCTTCTGGCTGTATTGTGCAGGATATGCCAAATGGTTACTCCAAG GTCACTTGGATTGAGCATTGGGAGTATGATGAGAGTGTTGTCCACAACCTTTATCGTCCGTTGATAATATCTGGTTCTGGATTCGGCGCTCATAGATGGATCGCCACCCTCCAAAGGCAGTGTGAAGGCTTGGCTATCCTCATGTCCTCTTCCATCTCAAGTGATGATCACACCG CATTGAGCCAAGCTGGTAGAAGAAGCATGTTGAAGCTGGCACAACGCATGACCAACAACTTCTGTTCTGGTGTTTGTGCTTCATCTGCTAGAAAATGGGACAGCCTTCAAATGGGGACCTTGAGTGATGACATGAGAGTTATGACTAGGAAAAATGTTGATGACCCCGGCGAGCCTCCCGGTATTGTGCTCAGCGCTGCTACATCTGTTTGGATGCCAGTTTCACGGCAAAGGCTGTTTGATTTTCTGCGTGATGAACGGCTTAGAAGCGAGTGGGACATTTTGTCTAATGGCGGACCAATGCAAGAGATGGTTCACATTGCAAAAGGACAAGGACAAGGAAATTGTGTTTCTCTCCTCCGTGCTAAT GCCGTTAATGCGAACGATAGCAGCATGTTGATTCTGCAAGAGACATGGATGGATACATCGTGTTCCGTCGTGGTGTACGCACCTGTTGACGGGCAATCATTGAACGTGGTGATGAGTGGCGGAGATTCTGCATACGTGGCACTCTTGCCTTCAGGCTTTGCTATTGTTCCTGATGGCAATAACTCCTCTGGCTATGGTGCATCAAATGGAACTTTACAGAAAGGCAACGGCAGCGATGATGGTGGAAGTTTGCTCACAGTTGGATTCCAAATTCTGGTGAATAGTCTTCCATCTGCTAAGCTTACAATGGAGTCAGTTGATACAGTTAACAATCTCATCTCATGCACCATTCAGAAGATCAAAGCTGCACTTAGAGTTGCATAA
- the LOC123893145 gene encoding homeobox-leucine zipper protein ANTHOCYANINLESS 2 isoform X1 codes for MGFESVNSSCKVARLVTDISIPFSSSMQNSSTFFSTQKKMEGQSEIGLTSESLDTSMIGRMREDEYESRSGSDNFDLEGISGDDQDGDDGQRKRKKRYHRHTPNQIQELESFFKECPHPDEKQRLDLSKRLGLENKQVKFWFQNRRTQMKTQLERHENIMLRQENDKLRGENSMMKEAMVNPICNNCGGPAIPGQILFEEHQIRIENARLKDELNRICALTNKFLGKPISSLANPMALPTSNSGLELGIGRNGFGGGSSSHGTSLPMGLDLGDGPAMHGIRSPMGLMGNSNDVQLERSVLIDLALAAMDELLKMAQTDNPIWIKGLDGERDILNHEEYARSFSSCIGPKPTGFVSEATRETGIVIINSLALMETLMDANRYADMFQSMIARSVNLDVLSGGIGGTRNGAIHLMHAEVQLLSPLVPVRQVKILRFCKQHAEGVWAVVDVSVEIGHDAANAQPFISCRRLPSGCIVQDMPNGYSKVTWIEHWEYDESVVHNLYRPLIISGSGFGAHRWIATLQRQCEGLAILMSSSISSDDHTALSQAGRRSMLKLAQRMTNNFCSGVCASSARKWDSLQMGTLSDDMRVMTRKNVDDPGEPPGIVLSAATSVWMPVSRQRLFDFLRDERLRSEWDILSNGGPMQEMVHIAKGQGQGNCVSLLRANAVNANDSSMLILQETWMDTSCSVVVYAPVDGQSLNVVMSGGDSAYVALLPSGFAIVPDGNNSSGYGASNGTLQKGNGSDDGGSLLTVGFQILVNSLPSAKLTMESVDTVNNLISCTIQKIKAALRVA; via the exons ATGGGGTTTGAGAGTGTGAACAGTTCCTGTAAGGTTGCAAGACTTGTCACTGATATTTCTATACCCTTTTCCAGTTCAATGCAAAATTCTTCTACCTTTTTCTCAACT caaaaaaaaatggaggGTCAGAGTGAGATTGGTCTCACTAGTGAAAGTTTAGATACTAGTATGATAGGGAGAATGAGGGAGGATGAGTATGAAAGCCGGTCCGGAAGCGATAACTTTGATCTTGAAGGAATATCTGGTGATGACCAGGATGGTGATGATGGTCAGCGCAAGAGGAAGAAGAGATACCATAGACATACTCCTAATCAAATTCAAGAGCTTGAATC tttcTTCAAAGAGTGTCCTCATCCTGATGAAAAGCAAAGGTTGGATCTTAGTAAGAGACTTGGCTTGGAAAATAAACAAGTCAAGTTCTGGTTTCAGAATCGTCGAACCCAAATGAAG ACTCAGCTGGAAAGACACGAGAACATAATGCTTAGGCAAGAAAATGATAAGCTAAGAGGGGAGAATAGTATGATGAAAGAAGCAATGGTGAATCCAATTTGTAACAACTGTGGTGGACCAGCAATTCCTGGCCAAATTTTGTTTGAAGAGCACCAGATTAGAATTGAAAATGCTCGTCTAAAAGACGAATTGAACCGTATATGTGCCTTAACAAACAAGTTCCTCGGCAAACCAATATCGTCATTGGCTAATCCCATGGCTCTACCAACCTCAAATTCTGGTCTTGAACTTGGTATTGGAAGGAATGGTTTTGGTGGTGGTTCAAGCTCTCATGGCACTTCTTTACCAATGGGACTTGATCTTGGAGATGGTCCTGCGATGCATGGTATTAGGTCGCCAATGGGATTGATGGGAAATAGTAATGATGTTCAGCTCGAGAGATCGGTGCTTATAGATCTTGCATTGGCTGCTATGGATGAATTATTAAAGATGGCTCAGACAGATAATCCTATTTGGATTAAGGGATTGGATGGAGAAAGGGACATATTAAATCATGAAGAGTATGCAAGGTCATTTTCTTCTTGTATTGGTCCAAAACCCACTGGTTTTGTCTCTGAAGCTACCAGAGAAACTGGCATAGTAATAATCAACAGTTTAGCTCTGATGGAAACTTTGATGGATGCG AATCGGTACGCAGATATGTTTCAGTCGATGATTGCTAGATCAGTCAACCTTGATGTTTTATCGGGTGGCATCGGTGGAACAAGAAATGGTGCTATACATTTG ATGCATGCTGAGGTTCAATTGCTTTCACCACTAGTCCCGGTTCGTCAAGTGAAAATCCTTCGGTTCTGTAAGCAGCATGCAGAAGGTGTATGGGCTGTGGTCGATGTTTCTGTTGAGATCGGTCACGATGCTGCTAATGCGCAACCTTTCATTAGCTGTAGAAGGCTTCCTTCTGGCTGTATTGTGCAGGATATGCCAAATGGTTACTCCAAG GTCACTTGGATTGAGCATTGGGAGTATGATGAGAGTGTTGTCCACAACCTTTATCGTCCGTTGATAATATCTGGTTCTGGATTCGGCGCTCATAGATGGATCGCCACCCTCCAAAGGCAGTGTGAAGGCTTGGCTATCCTCATGTCCTCTTCCATCTCAAGTGATGATCACACCG CATTGAGCCAAGCTGGTAGAAGAAGCATGTTGAAGCTGGCACAACGCATGACCAACAACTTCTGTTCTGGTGTTTGTGCTTCATCTGCTAGAAAATGGGACAGCCTTCAAATGGGGACCTTGAGTGATGACATGAGAGTTATGACTAGGAAAAATGTTGATGACCCCGGCGAGCCTCCCGGTATTGTGCTCAGCGCTGCTACATCTGTTTGGATGCCAGTTTCACGGCAAAGGCTGTTTGATTTTCTGCGTGATGAACGGCTTAGAAGCGAGTGGGACATTTTGTCTAATGGCGGACCAATGCAAGAGATGGTTCACATTGCAAAAGGACAAGGACAAGGAAATTGTGTTTCTCTCCTCCGTGCTAAT GCCGTTAATGCGAACGATAGCAGCATGTTGATTCTGCAAGAGACATGGATGGATACATCGTGTTCCGTCGTGGTGTACGCACCTGTTGACGGGCAATCATTGAACGTGGTGATGAGTGGCGGAGATTCTGCATACGTGGCACTCTTGCCTTCAGGCTTTGCTATTGTTCCTGATGGCAATAACTCCTCTGGCTATGGTGCATCAAATGGAACTTTACAGAAAGGCAACGGCAGCGATGATGGTGGAAGTTTGCTCACAGTTGGATTCCAAATTCTGGTGAATAGTCTTCCATCTGCTAAGCTTACAATGGAGTCAGTTGATACAGTTAACAATCTCATCTCATGCACCATTCAGAAGATCAAAGCTGCACTTAGAGTTGCATAA